The following are encoded together in the Montipora foliosa isolate CH-2021 chromosome 12, ASM3666993v2, whole genome shotgun sequence genome:
- the LOC137981072 gene encoding LOW QUALITY PROTEIN: sacsin-like (The sequence of the model RefSeq protein was modified relative to this genomic sequence to represent the inferred CDS: inserted 1 base in 1 codon), protein MDDGKLSKKRTNVPGSRFRGVSVPAASPSLLSYQGKSYGQKIRRPIGEEFGQREELTDRLNGILKSYPCDVGILKELVKNADDAGATEIHFIYDPRTHPTSRLFAENWKELQGPALCVYNDKPFSEEDLEGIQRLGIGSKTEDPISTGQYGIGFNAVYHLTDCPSFISNGDTLCILDPHCRYAPGATKQSPWCRISPIGEEELSYYRDLFPCYLEDHFDLTMSTMFRLPLRNNNLPWTSLISNKQVTHGQITKFMNLFTIEAKEILLFLNHLKKITLSKIEDSKLKQLYSVSAEISEADFERRKQLSDRLKRSKTVQTKDIEWFGITYPLLIQDTLRKEKWLIHQCIGLKPSDTTEEVPNGRPYGLLPRGGIAAKVFEQSSVKSSVVVESQHKAYCFLPLPLNTGLPVHVNGHFYLDSPRRNLWHDENNEGFGSQWNNFLKTTVLAEAYVSLLLTAREFVPGSETAVEDRFSKTYQIYERLRWYHGLFPRLASVDNHWTILASSLFRAICRQDESLLPLVKKDNVKVPGTRTEDVDSKESNRCFWLPPSQGFFNTMSVSSISDEKRCDILLRIGFNLLNSSQRLFEDFRKAGTSVRQITPEAVIQFLKEGSANIGILPCSVQETELGSAIGVLSMLSYCMKAPQFATDMSGLPLLLTEDGFLRRFQEANPVFLTHFCKLVPTKRSLFVHHTIVSPLLDIEKKILATNQRVLRKFDISALASLLPENKNDSWYETNNLIPWDEKKGPSKDWLQLLWEFIFKVRGKDPNNFSLNPLGQWPVIPTCSGFLSPVSKGKVILDLTSSQAWSYGQRNVVELLRKLRCHEVEGNLISRDGKWDVSALLKPCLSHPNSSQDVLKVLDHMMKQGSISGKLSEDEMISILQFLQEDVSSVKANVMSSSTMKRLPFFKTFRGTFVSLENVPSIYVVPTGLPNEESEIWMTGNECVFLAPQPKLDYLYREVLGAGNRTHLDCYLNFIFPNFPDLNQTTRILHLEYVRRKLLPSCLDKNQRSRVINSLGTLAFIPDTSGTPRMASYFYDPGVKVFSVMLPPESRXSGWLGLLREIGLKREVSKDQFKAFANNVATQAERVSKSSRPGLEKKSEVLVKHLFNDTSLHHENYLSDLSTIKFVASQKATDELIHIHKQHLIESGNQYQLPPFVHFKDSVPHSYERLVWTSASLLPSWATPESPKLAMLQFLEKPSLDQVVENVKNISRIVSKRADREQPEPKRRLLRQIMIQVYTFLTQMSNCLSNDSFDSCSQTCTAIESLLSSVACILVEDGRIFVRCDQLAYRLKEELPPYLYRVPQEYGQFEHLFKRLGAMENATPVQFAKRLSRLKESIGEEKMHVNELTAAKQAVYGLFYTLHALNDKRKDEETGCEDNPLAGFRTLYLPSREKRLHYSSELVLFDCPRYKYRIPHTTYNFFDPLSKELAFATPEQLVDLLPVHLRPKMLASLVREELHEECKGKKCRADIESKCQATERLRQVVFSPQLVEGILRILKYQFEKAKLTDEVRDNVRSFQKELRLSCMETLSTELIENESDTPIPDSKTSKVECFVGKENGMKHIFIKHGVEPSNIIRVLCKEINQLTGCYIDEVSWLHLSAILECLNPQEIPSQFDSAGVAEDIDGDFSRELEPELGTEYPEELQDLLVHFDDFYFRRGEFVSYETEDSTDEEPKYIYAKILYRIQAPQPAKQKKDRKKRKKGGESKYLSRYMIDIGNQKKEVDVLDLYKIKRPQKDNEQENASEDEPVSESVQLVPYKGKAGENGKTKAGPSTTSSQGATAEPPKPTTLEKALEEVREVLAEIWKLPEDKRKKAVKRLYLRWHPDKNMDMQDIANEVMKFIQNELDRLSKGGSAAGHRAGHRQDFNRGRPDFSDFSDFFTRWNQRARRQRSSYENFRRHNTRFTGFASSSRRRYQAPNTRLAKIWMSQSREDLRSVKHLLTARDPLYYLVCFQCHQVAEKALKASLYSLSGVAESQLCSHDLMKLACDLSQLPGGPDVTSMVARLSSYYYETRYPNRHMPARAPKDAFQDSQQAQEAFKLAADLLTRLESLGL, encoded by the exons ATGGATGATGGCAAGTTGTCAAAGAAACGGACAAATGTGCCGGGAA GTCGATTTCGTGGAGTTTCTGTTCCAGCTGCTTCTCCCTCTCTTTTATCTTACCAAG GGAAGTCGTATGGTCAGAAAATACGGCGCCCGATTGGAGAAGAATTTGGTCAGAGAGAAGAGCTGACTGATCGCTTGAACGGGATTTTGAAGTCGTATCCATGTGACGTAGGAATCCTTAAAGAGCTCGTTAAAAACGCTGACGATGCTGGAGCAACTGAGATACACTTCATTTATGATCCCCGAACACATCCCACCAGTCGACTCTTCGCTGAAAACTGGAAAGAGTTGCAAGGGCCTGCCCTGTGTGTGTACAACGACAAACCGTTCTCGGAAGAGGATTTGGAAGGTATCCAGAGACTAGGAATTGGAAGCAAAACAGAAGATCCAATAAGCACAGGGCAGTATGGAATTGGATTTAACGCAGTTTACCACCTCACGGACTGTCCAAGTTTCATCTCCAATGGCGACACTCTATGTATTCTCGACCCTCACTGCCGCTATGCTCCGGGAGCAACAAAGCAAAGCCCTTGGTGTCGTATTTCACCAATAGGAGAGGAAGAACTATCTTACTACAGGGACCTATTTCCTTGTTATCTTGAGGATCATTTCGATTTAACAATGTCAACAATGTTTCGACTTCCCCTGAGAAACAACAACTTGCCCTGGACATCACTAATATCAAACAAGCAAGTTACTCATGGGCAGATAACAAAGTTCATGAATTTGTTCACCATTGAAGCTAAAGAAATACTACTTTTCTTAAACCATTTGAAGAAAATCACCTTGTCGAAGATTGAAGACAGCAAGCTAAAGCAGCTATATTCCGTCTCTGCAGAGATATCAGAAGCAGATTTTGAGCGTCGTAAACAGCTTTCGGATCGCCTCAAACGCTCCAAGACAGTGCAAACGAAGGATATTGAATGGTTTGGAATAACATACCCACTACTAATTCAAGACACCCTTAGAAAGGAGAAATGGCTAATTCATCAATGCATTGGTCTGAAGCCAAGTGATACAACCGAGGAGGTACCGAATGGTCGACCTTACGGTTTGCTACCTCGAGGAGGCATTGCTGCCAAGGTTTTTGAGCAGTCATCAGTGAAGTCCAGTGTCGTGGTGGAATCACAACATAAAGCCTATTGTTTCTTGCCTTTACCGTTAAATACTGGTCTTCCTGTTCATGTTAACGGTCATTTTTACCTTGATTCTCCACGCAGAAACCTGTGGCACgatgaaaacaatgaaggaTTCGGAAGCCAATGGAACAACTTCTTGAAAACGACGGTTTTGGCTGAGGCCTACGTTTCGCTGTTGTTGACGGCCAGAGAATTTGTACCTGGGTCAGAAACTGCTGTAGAGGATCGCTTCTCCAAAACGTACCAGATCTATGAAAGGTTGCGATGGTACCATGGTCTCTTTCCTCGTTTAGCATCAGTCGATAACCATTGGACCATTCTGGCTTCATCACTGTTTCGCGCGATTTGTCGTCAAGATGAGAGTTTACTACCCCTGGTAAAGAAAGACAATGTTAAAGTGCCTGGTACAAGAACAGAAGACGTTGACAGTAAAGAGTCGAATCGCTGTTTTTGGCTACCTCCTTCACAAGGATTCTTTAACACAATGTCCGTGAGTAGTATCTCAGATGAAAAGCGCTGCGACATATTGTTGAGAATTGGCTTCAACCTCCTAAATTCGTCCCAAAGACTCTTTGAAGATTTCAGGAAAGCAGGCACCAGTGTAAGGCAGATTACTCCTGAGGCAGTCATCCAGTTTTTGAAAGAAGGTTCGGCGAATATCGGTATACTGCCCTGCTCTGTTCAAGAGACAGAACTAGGCTCAGCGATTGGTGTTCTCTCCATGTTGAGTTACTGCATGAAGGCTCCTCAATTTGCAACAGATATGTctggattacctctcttactaACTGAGGATGGATTTCTCAGGCGTTTTCAAGAAGCTAACCCAGTGTTTCTGACTCATTTTTGTAAATTGGTACCAACAAAGAGATCCCTGTTCGTCCATCATACAATCGTTTCGCCTTTATTGGACATCGAGAAGAAAATACTTGCCACCAATCAGCGTGTGCTCAGGAAATTTGACATTTCCGCTTTAGCATCGCTCTTACCAGAGAATAAAAACGACAGTTGGTATGAGACGAACAACCTTATTCCATGGGATGAGAAGAAAGGCCCGTCCAAAGATTGGTTACAGCTACTTTGGGagtttattttcaaagttcGTGGAAAGGATCCGAACAACTTTTCCCTAAACCCTTTGGGCCAGTGGCCAGTAATACCGACTTGTTCGGGATTCCTAAGTCCAGTTTCTAAAGGTAAAGTCATTCTTGACCTGACTTCATCACAGGCTTGGTCATATGGCCAAAGAAACGTTGTCGAGTTGTTACGCAAACTCAGATGCCATGAAGTTGAAGGCAATCTCATTAGTCGCGATGGAAAATGGGATGTCTCTGCCTTACTCAAACCATGCCTATCTCACCCCAACTCTTCACAAGATGTACTCAAAGTACTCGACCACATGATGAAACAAGGAAGTATCTCCGGCAAACTTTCTGAAGATGAAATGATCTCTATTCTGCAGTTTCTTCAAGAAGATGTCAGTTCTGTAAAAGCCAACGTGATGTCATCTTCAACTATGAAACGATTACCATTCTTCAAGACTTTTCGTGGAACTTTTGTCAGTCTCGAGAACGTGCCATCAATTTATGTGGTACCAACTGGTTTACCCAATGAGGAGTCAGAAATATGGATGACTGGAAATGAATGTGTGTTCCTGGCACCCCAACCAAAGCTTGACTATTTGTACCGAGAAGTTTTGGGAGCAGGAAATAGGACACACTTAGATTGTTACTTGAACTTCATTtttccaaacttccctgatCTAAACCAAACAACGCGAATTCTGCACCTCGAATACGTTAGGCGAAAATTGCTGCCATCTtgtttggacaaaaatcaaCGCTCGAGAGTTATAAATTCTTTGGGAACTTTGGCTTTTATTCCAGATACCTCTGGGACACCACGCATGGCCTCGTATTTTTATGACCCAGGAGTGAAAGTTTTTTCAGTGATGTTACCCCCAGAATCGA ATTCTGGCTGGTTAGGTCTTCTTCGTGAAATTGGGCTAAAACGAGAAGTGAGCAAAGATCAATTCAAAGCGTTTGCTAACAATGTGGCCACACAAGCAGAACGTGTGAGCAAGTCAAGTCGTCCTGGCTTGGAGAAAAAGTCTGAGGTGCTAGTGAAACACCTGTTTAACGACACCTCCCTACATCATGAAAACTATCTATCTGATCTCTCTACAATCAAGTTCGTGGCTTCTCAAAAGGCAACCGATGAGCTAATTCACATTCACAAGCAGCATTTGATCGAGAGTGGAAACCAGTATCAACTTCCTCCGTTCGTTCATTTTAAGGATTCAGTCCCCCACAGTTACGAGAGGCTTGTATGGACATCCGCGTCGCTTCTTCCATCGTGGGCCACCCCAGAGTCTCCAAAGTTAGCAATGCTTCAGTTTCTGGAGAAGCCTTCCCTGGATCAAGTcgttgaaaatgtaaaaaatatcTCAAGGATTGTATCTAAGCGCGCAGATCGAGAACAGCCAGAGCCCAAACGCCGTCTGTTGAGGCAAATTATGATACAAGTTTACACATTTCTAACACAGATGAGTAATTGTCTGAGTAATGATTCGTTTGATTCCTGTTCTCAAACATGTACCGCGATCGAAAGTCTTCTTTCTTCCGTTGCTTGCATTCTTGTCGAAGATGGGCGTATTTTTGTCCGTTGTGACCAGTTGGCCTATCGTCTCAAAGAAGAGCTGCCACCTTACTTGTACAGAGTTCCGCAAGAGTATGGACAATTCGAGCACTTGTTCAAACGACTTGGGGCAATGGAAAACGCCACACCTGTACAATTTGCGAAACGTCTCAGTCGTCTAAAAGAGTCAATCGGAGAGGAGAAGATGCACGTTAATGAGCTGACTGCCGCAAAGCAAGCAGTATATGGGCTATTTTACACTTTGCACGCTTTAAACGACAAACGTAAAGATGAAGAAACAGGTTGTGAAGACAATCCTTTAGCAGGATTTCGTACCCTTTATCTTCCAAGCAGGGAGAAACGCCTTCACTATTCTAGCGAACTTGTGCTCTTTGACTGCCCGCGTTACAAGTATCGCATTCCGCACACTACTTACAATTTTTTTGATCCTCTGAGCAAAGAACTGGCGTTTGCGACACCAGAGCAACTTGTTGATCTTTTGCCAGTTCATTTGCGACCCAAAATGTTGGCGTCTCTCGTGAGGGAAGAACTTCATGAAGAGTGTAAAGGAAAGAAGTGCCGCGCCGATATTGAAAGTAAATGCCAAGCGACAGAACGTCTCAGGCAGGTCGTATTTTCTCCTCAGCTTGTGGAGGGAATCCTGAGAATCCTCAAGTATCAGTTTGAGAAGGCTAAGTTAACTGATGAAGTTCGCGACAATGTTCGCAGCTTTCAAAAGGAACTACGCTTGAGTTGCATGGAAACGTTATCCACAGAACTAATTGAGAATGAATCGGATACACCTATACCAGACAGCAAAACCTCAAAAGTTGAATGTTTTGTGGGAAAGGAAAATGGCATGAAgcacatttttatcaagcacgGTGTAGAGCCGAGCAACATCATCAGAGTTCTCTGCAAAGAGATAAACCAACTGACAGGGTGTTACATCGATGAAGTCAGCTGGTTGCATCTTTCAGCTATTCTCGAATGCTTGAATCCGCAAGAAATACCATCTCAATTCGACAGTGCTGGTGTGGCAGAAGATATAGACGGTGATTTCTCGCGAGAACTTGAACCTGAGCTTGGTACAGAATATCCCGAAGAGCTTCAAGACCTTCTAGTTCACTTCGACGATTTTTATTTTCGGCGCGGCGAGTTTGTTTCATATGAGACGGAAGACTCTACCGATGAAGAACCCAAGTACATCTACGCAAAGATTCTTTATCGTATTCAAGCACCGCAGCCTGCCAAACAAAAGAAGGAcaggaaaaagaggaaaaagggaGGAGAGAGCAAGTATCTTAGCAGATACATGATAGACATAGGGAACCAAAAGAAAGAGGTGGACGTGTTGGACCTATACAAGATCAAACGGCCGCAAAAAGATAACGAACAAGAAAATGCATCAGAAGACGAGCCTGTCTCAGAGTCAGTGCAGCTTGTGCCATACAAAGGAAAAGCTGGAGAAAACGGAAAAACGAAAGCAGGACCGTCCACAACTTCTTCTCAAGGAGCTACGGCCGAACCTCCCAAGCCCACAACGCTGGAAAAAGCTTTAGAAGAAGTGCGTGAGGTATTGGCCGAAATTTGGAAACTTCCAGAGGACAAAAGAAAGAAGGCCGTGAAACGACTCTACCTTCGTTGGCACCCAGACAAGAACATGGACATGCAAGACATTGCGAATGAGGTCATGAAGTTCATTCAAAACGAGCTAGACAGGCTATCTAAAGGTGGATCGGCAGCGGGGCATAGAGCGGGGCATAGACAAGACTTTAACAGAGGGCGGCCAGATTTCTCCGATTTCTCCGATTTCTTTACGCGCTGGAATCAAAGAGCTCGCCGACAGCGGTCGAGCTACGAGAATTTCCGTCGCCACAATACGAGATTCACCGGTTTTGCGTCATCCTCCAGGAGACGTTACCAGGCTCCCAACACACGCCTCGCTAAGATTTGGATGAGTCAAAGCAGAGAGGACCTTCGTTCCGTCAAACATCTCTTGACTGCCCGAGATCCGCTGTACTACCTGGTCTGTTTTCAATGTCATCAAGTAGCGGAAAAGGCCCTCAAGGCATCGCTGTACTCACTCTCAGGAGTCGCCGAAAGTCAGTTGTGTAGTCACGACTTAATGAAACTAGCTTGTGACCTCTCCCAGCTGCCTGGAGGCCCTGACGTGACGTCAATGGTTGCCCGATTGTCCAGCTACTATTACGAGACACGGTATCCAAATAGACACATGCCAGCTAGAGCACCAAAGGACGCGTTCCAGGATTCCCAGCAGGCCCAAGAAGCGTTCAAATTGGCCGCTGACCTTTTAACCAGGCTTGAAAGCTTGGGACTCTAA